One part of the Cyclobacteriaceae bacterium genome encodes these proteins:
- a CDS encoding asparagine synthetase B: protein MQKKCFLFFLVVVWGHAWSNSILIAMDEAQRNHLKAYGIAYFMLQKDVTVDWLLNYRGGSFLIEYSPMAETECRIRGVSYEILSAASVNRILNELASPAVNMNAVRLERVPRIAVYSPKNEFILDETDAVILVLDYAEIPYDIIYDEEIHNQALARYDWLHLHHEDFTGQPGRSRWRESSVMEYKAQELTAAKLGYTSVPEMKLVMAKKIKTFVASGGYLFAMCSAAESIDVALAMNGSELYELSDEEMHDTSRLDYTQTFAFENFSIEPPYSRRFSDINVGRRDFMPSGDYFSLFTFSAKWDLIPSLLTQNHANVIREFSGLTTAFNKDLVKPEVLLLGENRKERNVRYMFSELGKGFWTFYSGHDPEGIPGRGRAPTDLNLYPNSPGYRLILNNVLFPSAQKKKQKT from the coding sequence ATGCAAAAAAAGTGTTTTCTTTTTTTCCTTGTTGTGGTGTGGGGACATGCATGGTCCAACAGCATTCTTATCGCCATGGACGAAGCACAACGAAACCACCTCAAAGCCTATGGCATAGCTTATTTCATGCTGCAAAAGGATGTAACCGTAGATTGGTTATTGAACTATCGCGGTGGAAGTTTTTTGATAGAATACTCGCCCATGGCAGAAACTGAATGCAGGATCCGTGGCGTTTCCTATGAAATATTAAGTGCAGCATCCGTTAACCGCATATTGAATGAACTGGCAAGCCCGGCCGTAAACATGAATGCCGTTCGTTTGGAACGCGTGCCCCGTATTGCCGTGTACTCGCCTAAAAACGAATTTATATTGGATGAAACCGATGCCGTAATACTGGTACTGGATTATGCCGAAATACCTTACGACATAATTTATGATGAGGAAATCCATAACCAAGCACTTGCACGCTACGATTGGCTCCATCTCCACCACGAAGATTTTACCGGCCAACCGGGCCGGTCACGCTGGCGCGAATCATCCGTGATGGAATACAAAGCGCAAGAGCTAACAGCTGCTAAGCTAGGGTATACCAGTGTACCTGAAATGAAACTGGTTATGGCAAAAAAAATTAAAACCTTTGTAGCTTCAGGTGGCTACTTGTTTGCCATGTGCTCGGCAGCCGAATCCATTGATGTTGCCCTGGCCATGAACGGTTCGGAACTCTACGAACTTTCGGATGAAGAAATGCACGACACCTCCCGGCTGGATTACACCCAAACATTTGCCTTTGAAAATTTTAGCATTGAACCACCGTACAGCCGAAGATTCTCGGATATTAATGTTGGAAGGCGCGATTTCATGCCGAGCGGTGATTACTTTTCCCTATTTACATTCTCCGCTAAGTGGGACCTCATACCCTCACTACTTACACAAAACCACGCCAATGTTATCCGTGAATTTTCCGGACTCACCACGGCTTTCAATAAGGACCTGGTGAAACCTGAGGTGCTGCTGCTGGGTGAAAACAGAAAAGAAAGGAATGTACGGTATATGTTCAGTGAATTGGGAAAAGGCTTCTGGACATTTTACAGCGGGCACGACCCGGAAGGAATTCCCGGCCGGGGAAGGGCACCTACAGATTTAAACCTTTATCCAAATTCACCGGGTTATCGGTTGATTTTGAATAATGTATTATTTCCTTCGGCCCAAAAGAAAAAACAAAAAACTTAA
- a CDS encoding sodium-dependent bicarbonate transport family permease gives MDLNLLLENLTNPALLFFALGILAVRVKSDLEIPNNSSKFISLYLLFSIGFKGGQELAHSNFSFEIVWSLLFGMLIALIIPIYTFYWLKRKFNIDDAGTVAAAYGSVSAVTFVTAVSFLESHAIDFGGHMVAVMALMEAPAIIVGVILIRWYTPDKSSVPRLRSIISHSITNGSVFLIVGSLIIGFLANDQQAQGIKPFTTDIFKGFLAIFLLDMGIASGRRLNDFFKCGLFPAFFAVIIPALNGLAVAILSSLITSDVGNRFMFAVLAASASYIAVPAAMKIAAPKANPGIYLPMTLVVTFPFNITVGMPLYLSVIGF, from the coding sequence ATGGATTTAAACCTGCTGCTGGAGAACCTCACCAATCCGGCACTTCTCTTCTTCGCGTTGGGAATTCTGGCCGTTCGTGTGAAAAGCGACCTGGAGATACCCAACAATTCTTCCAAGTTTATTTCGCTTTATTTATTGTTTTCCATCGGTTTTAAAGGCGGACAGGAGCTGGCCCACAGTAATTTTTCCTTTGAAATTGTGTGGTCGCTGTTGTTTGGCATGCTCATCGCGCTCATCATCCCGATCTACACCTTCTATTGGCTTAAGCGAAAATTCAATATCGATGATGCCGGAACAGTAGCTGCGGCTTATGGATCGGTGAGTGCTGTTACCTTTGTAACCGCAGTATCTTTTTTGGAGAGCCACGCGATTGACTTTGGCGGCCACATGGTTGCCGTAATGGCGCTAATGGAAGCCCCGGCAATTATTGTAGGCGTTATTCTAATTCGCTGGTACACCCCCGATAAATCAAGCGTGCCTCGGCTTCGTTCCATCATTAGTCATTCCATTACCAATGGCAGTGTGTTTTTGATTGTAGGCAGCCTTATTATTGGATTTTTAGCCAACGATCAGCAAGCTCAAGGTATAAAGCCTTTCACTACGGATATCTTCAAAGGTTTTTTAGCCATATTTTTGTTAGACATGGGCATTGCCAGCGGCAGGCGACTAAATGACTTTTTCAAATGTGGGTTGTTCCCGGCTTTTTTTGCCGTGATAATACCAGCTCTGAATGGTTTGGCGGTTGCTATACTAAGCAGCCTTATCACAAGTGATGTTGGTAATCGTTTTATGTTTGCTGTATTGGCGGCCAGCGCCTCTTACATTGCAGTGCCTGCTGCCATGAAGATTGCTGCACCAAAAGCTAATCCGGGTATTTACCTACCCATGACGTTGGTCGTTACTTTTCCGTTTAACATAACGGTGGGCATGCCCTTATACTTGTCGGTAATAGGATTTTGA
- a CDS encoding DUF3667 domain-containing protein — MTCINCQQEVTGKFCSNCGQRTNVKRITFREGWNDFWSRVYGFDGMFPRTIRDLTLRPGVVARHYVNGNRVLYYGPVGYFFLMLTLYILVISFLQIDMNEMAKVVNPYAEIKEGSGQEQFNRGLMGWIKDNQRIVSFIFVPFYVFGAALFFRKSKFNLLEHSILVFYTQGHFQWISIAFLFLFKFTGHYFNIFMFAVTSAIYYAWACTQLYQAYRPGWAFVRGVFVQLFFWLSLFLFTAVVMIIAFMLNPDLMEMIRPSNN; from the coding sequence ATGACCTGCATTAACTGCCAGCAAGAAGTAACCGGAAAATTCTGTTCGAATTGCGGGCAACGAACAAACGTGAAGCGGATTACTTTCCGTGAAGGCTGGAACGACTTTTGGTCGCGCGTGTACGGATTTGACGGTATGTTTCCACGAACCATCCGCGACCTGACGTTACGCCCGGGCGTTGTTGCCCGGCATTATGTAAACGGAAACCGTGTGCTTTACTACGGCCCGGTGGGATATTTTTTCCTGATGCTCACGCTTTACATTCTAGTCATTTCATTTCTGCAGATCGACATGAACGAAATGGCGAAAGTGGTAAATCCATATGCTGAAATTAAGGAAGGAAGCGGGCAGGAACAGTTCAACCGGGGGCTTATGGGCTGGATTAAAGATAATCAACGCATTGTGTCGTTTATATTTGTTCCGTTCTATGTTTTTGGTGCCGCATTGTTTTTCCGAAAAAGTAAATTCAATTTACTGGAACACTCCATTTTGGTTTTTTACACCCAGGGGCACTTCCAGTGGATTTCCATTGCATTTTTGTTTCTCTTTAAATTTACGGGGCATTACTTCAACATTTTTATGTTTGCCGTCACCAGTGCCATTTATTACGCCTGGGCTTGCACCCAACTGTATCAAGCCTATCGGCCAGGCTGGGCTTTTGTACGAGGTGTTTTCGTACAATTATTTTTTTGGTTGTCACTCTTTCTGTTTACGGCCGTGGTTATGATTATTGCCTTTATGCTTAACCCCGATTTAATGGAAATGATACGCCCCAGCAACAATTAA
- a CDS encoding PAS domain S-box protein encodes MMSDNPPNLTAQLLSEKEALQRATELIRQNEFRLRTLFNSAHDAIFTMDYKTFTDCNDATLRIFQCKKEDIVGQTPYRFSPAYQSDGRTSEEAAMEKINAVLAGEPQFFEWRHIRLDGTPFEAEVSLNRLDLEGDVQILAIVRDINDRKKAEAENQLLALVANATTNMVVIANSEGKIEWVNPSFERTTGYTLNEVIGKKPGTFLRGPLTDPEASKLMGGQLRAGKGFKNIELINYTKDLKPYWVSIEVQPVYDKHGKVSKFIAIESDITERKESQQALEERNEELVKINAELDRFVYSASHDLRAPIASLLGLIEVARLEKDPTSLEQLLDLKKKSLLRLDHFIKDIVDHSRNMRLQVEAVAVNFETLIHNAFEQLQFMDNMERIWRVVDVKQEGDFYSAPSRLAIILNNLISNAIKYADLRKENPSLEVRVNANPQQAILRVTDNGEGIPHEALPKIFDMFYRASTKGVGSGLGLYIVKEAVEKIGGNITVHSEPGKGTEFEIVLPAIERVN; translated from the coding sequence ATGATGAGTGATAACCCGCCCAACCTGACTGCACAACTGCTTAGCGAAAAGGAAGCCTTACAAAGGGCAACTGAATTAATCCGTCAAAATGAATTTCGCTTAAGAACACTGTTTAATTCCGCACATGATGCCATCTTTACAATGGATTACAAAACTTTTACGGATTGTAACGATGCTACCCTGCGGATTTTTCAATGTAAGAAAGAGGATATAGTTGGTCAAACACCTTACCGGTTCTCCCCTGCCTATCAGTCCGATGGCCGAACATCGGAGGAAGCTGCTATGGAAAAAATCAATGCCGTTTTGGCCGGAGAACCCCAGTTTTTTGAATGGAGGCACATCCGTCTTGATGGAACACCCTTTGAGGCAGAAGTTTCGCTTAACCGCCTCGACCTGGAAGGCGATGTGCAAATACTGGCCATTGTACGCGACATCAACGACCGCAAAAAAGCCGAAGCCGAAAACCAATTGCTGGCCTTGGTGGCCAATGCAACTACCAACATGGTGGTTATTGCCAATAGTGAAGGAAAAATCGAGTGGGTCAACCCATCATTTGAACGCACCACGGGTTATACCCTCAACGAAGTGATCGGGAAAAAACCTGGCACATTTCTTCGCGGACCGTTAACAGACCCTGAGGCATCAAAGCTGATGGGAGGCCAACTGCGTGCTGGTAAAGGATTTAAAAATATAGAACTCATCAATTATACGAAAGATCTTAAACCATATTGGGTATCCATAGAGGTGCAGCCTGTTTACGATAAACATGGAAAGGTGAGCAAGTTTATCGCCATTGAAAGTGATATTACCGAACGAAAGGAAAGTCAACAGGCATTGGAAGAACGCAACGAAGAGTTGGTTAAAATAAATGCTGAATTAGACCGCTTTGTTTATTCAGCATCACACGATTTACGTGCGCCCATAGCATCGCTGCTGGGGCTCATTGAAGTTGCACGTTTGGAGAAAGACCCGACCTCACTGGAGCAACTACTCGACCTAAAGAAGAAAAGTCTTTTACGCCTCGATCACTTCATCAAAGATATTGTTGATCACTCCCGGAATATGCGCCTTCAGGTAGAGGCTGTAGCAGTTAATTTCGAAACGCTTATCCATAATGCTTTCGAACAACTTCAGTTTATGGATAATATGGAGCGCATTTGGCGGGTGGTGGATGTGAAGCAAGAGGGTGATTTTTACAGTGCACCCAGCCGGCTTGCGATCATCCTGAACAACCTAATTTCAAATGCCATAAAATATGCCGACCTGCGGAAGGAAAATCCATCGCTTGAAGTGCGCGTAAACGCCAACCCACAACAAGCCATACTGCGGGTTACTGATAATGGTGAGGGTATTCCCCATGAGGCACTGCCTAAAATATTCGATATGTTTTACCGGGCTTCAACGAAGGGCGTAGGCTCGGGCTTAGGCCTGTATATTGTTAAGGAGGCCGTTGAAAAAATAGGTGGCAACATTACCGTTCATAGTGAACCTGGCAAAGGAACTGAATTTGAAATTGTTCTGCCGGCTATAGAAAGGGTAAATTAA
- a CDS encoding MaoC family dehydratase yields the protein MPKLTINNFAEFEQHIGKELGVSDYHQITQEQINQFAEATLDRQWIHTDPERAKTESQFKSTIAHGYLTLSLIPYLWEQVAQVNNFTMLVNYGIENLKFNQPVLVNQYVRLHVVLQALTNLRGITKTEMKVTLEIKDNPKPAFTATIVFLYHFK from the coding sequence ATGCCAAAACTTACCATTAATAACTTTGCTGAATTTGAGCAACACATCGGCAAAGAACTCGGGGTTTCCGATTATCATCAGATTACCCAGGAACAAATCAACCAGTTTGCCGAAGCCACCCTCGACAGGCAATGGATACACACCGATCCGGAGCGCGCTAAAACAGAAAGCCAGTTTAAAAGCACAATTGCACATGGATACCTCACGCTGTCACTGATCCCCTACCTTTGGGAGCAAGTTGCACAGGTTAACAATTTTACCATGCTGGTAAATTATGGTATTGAAAACCTGAAATTCAATCAGCCGGTTTTGGTAAATCAATACGTGCGACTGCATGTTGTACTTCAGGCACTTACCAATCTGCGCGGCATTACCAAAACCGAAATGAAGGTGACCCTTGAAATAAAAGACAATCCTAAACCGGCTTTTACAGCTACCATAGTTTTCTTGTACCATTTCAAATAG
- a CDS encoding CocE/NonD family hydrolase, with product MKNYLLLLSGWLITAFIFAQNPQDVYRKLEEIAIIDQKVMMPMRDGIRLATDIYRPKGNAKVPIVFSRTPYNFNTWVDGEMRTRTLEAAMEAVQRGYAYVVQNERGRFFSEGEWDILGTPLTDGYDAFEWMSKQPWSNGKVGVIGCSSTAEWQMAVASLNHPALAAMVAQGYGAGVGKVGEYYEQGNWYRGGAQQMLFTAWLYGTQNDKFRPAFPKDITQQDLIRVQRFYDLATEMPRVDWAQALQHLPVQDIIKNVNGQDGIYEHMIRRKPNDPAWFAGGLYHDTMPLDVPTYWFVSWYDVASSPNLALFNHARNNSNKAIADNQYLVIAPTLHCAFKRASENTIVGERSVGDARLNYDDLTWGWFDMLLKGEQNDFKKTTPRVQYYTMGSNKWQTSETWPPKNSVMTNYFLSSEGKANTRNGDGKLVTKVPSSDKSDTFKYDPMNPVKSHGGNVCCTGNAVQGGAFDQSEMELRDDILVYTSEPLKEGVEVSGFIESTLYLSSDVKDTDVTIKLIDVHPDGKAYNLDETIQRVRYREGYEKEVFMEKGKVYEVKLTPMSTSNYFAQGHRIRIEVSSSNFPRFERNLNTGGNNFDEAKGVVATNSIHHSKKYPSVITLPIVKK from the coding sequence ATGAAAAACTATCTACTCTTATTGTCGGGCTGGCTCATAACGGCTTTTATATTCGCCCAAAACCCACAGGATGTTTACAGGAAACTCGAAGAAATCGCCATCATCGATCAAAAAGTAATGATGCCCATGCGTGATGGCATTCGTTTAGCCACCGACATTTACCGGCCAAAGGGAAATGCGAAAGTGCCGATCGTTTTTTCAAGAACCCCCTACAACTTCAATACCTGGGTAGATGGTGAAATGCGCACGCGCACACTCGAAGCCGCCATGGAAGCCGTGCAGCGCGGCTATGCCTATGTTGTGCAAAACGAACGCGGCCGTTTTTTCTCTGAAGGCGAATGGGATATACTGGGCACACCGCTAACCGATGGGTATGATGCTTTTGAATGGATGAGCAAACAACCCTGGTCGAATGGAAAGGTTGGCGTAATAGGTTGTTCATCAACGGCCGAGTGGCAAATGGCCGTTGCCTCCCTTAATCACCCTGCACTGGCCGCTATGGTGGCGCAAGGTTATGGAGCAGGAGTAGGTAAGGTAGGCGAATATTACGAACAGGGAAACTGGTACCGTGGCGGAGCACAACAAATGTTGTTTACGGCATGGCTTTACGGGACACAAAACGATAAATTCAGGCCTGCCTTCCCGAAAGACATCACACAACAGGATTTGATCCGCGTGCAACGGTTTTACGATTTGGCCACCGAAATGCCACGTGTGGACTGGGCACAAGCGCTACAGCATTTACCCGTACAAGACATTATCAAAAATGTAAATGGCCAGGATGGTATATATGAACACATGATCAGGCGTAAGCCCAACGACCCGGCCTGGTTTGCCGGTGGACTGTATCACGACACCATGCCATTGGATGTTCCTACTTATTGGTTTGTGTCGTGGTACGATGTTGCCTCCAGTCCTAACCTGGCATTGTTCAACCATGCGCGTAATAATTCAAACAAAGCCATAGCCGACAACCAATACCTGGTTATTGCCCCTACCCTGCATTGTGCTTTTAAGCGTGCTTCAGAAAATACAATTGTAGGCGAACGCAGTGTGGGCGATGCACGATTAAACTATGATGACCTCACCTGGGGCTGGTTTGATATGTTGCTGAAAGGTGAGCAAAATGATTTCAAGAAAACCACTCCGCGTGTTCAGTACTACACCATGGGTAGCAACAAATGGCAAACATCAGAAACGTGGCCACCTAAAAATTCAGTGATGACAAATTACTTCCTGAGCAGCGAAGGAAAGGCCAACACCCGAAATGGTGATGGCAAACTGGTAACAAAAGTTCCCTCATCCGACAAGTCTGACACGTTCAAGTATGATCCGATGAATCCTGTTAAATCTCATGGTGGCAATGTGTGTTGCACAGGAAATGCTGTTCAGGGAGGCGCATTTGATCAGTCGGAAATGGAGTTGCGTGACGATATTCTGGTATACACATCCGAACCATTAAAAGAGGGAGTTGAGGTAAGTGGTTTCATTGAATCAACATTATACTTATCCTCTGATGTAAAGGACACCGATGTCACCATCAAGTTGATTGATGTGCATCCGGATGGCAAAGCCTATAACCTTGATGAAACTATTCAGCGTGTTCGTTACCGCGAAGGATACGAAAAGGAAGTGTTTATGGAGAAAGGAAAAGTATATGAAGTTAAGCTAACACCGATGAGCACCAGCAACTATTTTGCACAGGGCCACCGGATTCGGATTGAGGTCTCCAGCAGTAATTTTCCACGCTTCGAGAGAAACCTGAACACAGGTGGAAATAATTTTGATGAGGCGAAGGGTGTAGTGGCGACAAATTCAATCCATCACTCAAAGAAATATCCATCAGTAATCACATTACCGATTGTTAAGAAATAA